One genomic window of Cygnus atratus isolate AKBS03 ecotype Queensland, Australia chromosome 16, CAtr_DNAZoo_HiC_assembly, whole genome shotgun sequence includes the following:
- the TCEA2 gene encoding transcription elongation factor A protein 2 isoform X1, translating to MGGEEEIVRIARRLDKMVAKKSADGAMDLLKELKSMPMTLDLLQSTRIGMSVNALRKQSTDEEVIALAKSLIKSWKKLLDASEEKSEEKKKSLSLPTSSSKDTGNSKDQSSNKRQEPPKTPTTPKITTFPPAPVTCDAVRNKCREMLTTALQADDDYVAIGADCEHIAAQIEECIYQDIKNTDMKYKNRVRSRISNLKDSKNPELKKNVLCGAITPEQIAVMTSEEMASNELKEIRKAMTKEAIREHQMAKTGGTQTDLFTCGKCKKKNCTYTQVQTRSSDEPMTTFVVCNECGNRWKFC from the exons AtgggcggggaggaggagatCGTGCGCATCGCCCGGCGGCTGGACAAGATGGTGGCCAAGAAGAGCGCG gaTGGTGCAATGGATttactgaaagaactgaaaagtaTGCCCATGACTTTGGACTTGCTGCAG TCCACCCGCATCGGCATGTCAGTAAATGCACTGAGAAAGCAGAGCACAGACGAAGAAGTGATAGCGCTTGCCAAATCGCTCATCAAGTCTTGGAAAAAACTTCTAG ATGCTTCTGAGGAGAaaagtgaggagaaaaagaaaagcctgtcCTTGCCAACTTCTTCCTCAAAGGACACTGGTAATTCAAAAGACCAAAG CTCCAACAAAAGGCAGGAGCCTCCGAAGACCCCGACGACTCCCAAAATCACCACCTTCCCTCCGGCGCCCGTCACCTGCGATGCTGTCCGCAACAAATGCAGAGAGATGCTGACAACAGCTCTACAGGCTGATG ATGACTACGTTGCCATTGGCGCTGACTGCGAGCACATAGCAGCCCAGATTGAAGAAT GCATATACCAAGACATCAAGAACACCGACATGAAGTACAAAAACCGTGTGAGGAGCCGCATCTCCAATCTGAAGGACTCCAAAAATCCTGAGCTGAAAAAGAACGTGCTGTGCGGGGCGATTACCCCTGAGCAGATTGCAGTGATGACCTCGGAG gaaatggcCAGTAACGAGCTGAAAGAGATCAGGAAAGCCATGACGAAAGAAGCAATTCGGGAGCATCAGATGGCCAAGACAGGAGGGACGCAGACTGACCTCTTCACCTGTGGGAAGTGCAAGAAGAAGAACTGCACCTACACCCAG gtgcagacCCGCAGCTCCGACGAGCCCATGACCACCTTCGTCGTGTGCAACGAGTGTGGGAATCGCTGGAAG TTCTGCTGA
- the TCEA2 gene encoding transcription elongation factor A protein 2 isoform X2 yields the protein MDLLKELKSMPMTLDLLQSTRIGMSVNALRKQSTDEEVIALAKSLIKSWKKLLDASEEKSEEKKKSLSLPTSSSKDTGNSKDQSSNKRQEPPKTPTTPKITTFPPAPVTCDAVRNKCREMLTTALQADDDYVAIGADCEHIAAQIEECIYQDIKNTDMKYKNRVRSRISNLKDSKNPELKKNVLCGAITPEQIAVMTSEEMASNELKEIRKAMTKEAIREHQMAKTGGTQTDLFTCGKCKKKNCTYTQVQTRSSDEPMTTFVVCNECGNRWKFC from the exons ATGGATttactgaaagaactgaaaagtaTGCCCATGACTTTGGACTTGCTGCAG TCCACCCGCATCGGCATGTCAGTAAATGCACTGAGAAAGCAGAGCACAGACGAAGAAGTGATAGCGCTTGCCAAATCGCTCATCAAGTCTTGGAAAAAACTTCTAG ATGCTTCTGAGGAGAaaagtgaggagaaaaagaaaagcctgtcCTTGCCAACTTCTTCCTCAAAGGACACTGGTAATTCAAAAGACCAAAG CTCCAACAAAAGGCAGGAGCCTCCGAAGACCCCGACGACTCCCAAAATCACCACCTTCCCTCCGGCGCCCGTCACCTGCGATGCTGTCCGCAACAAATGCAGAGAGATGCTGACAACAGCTCTACAGGCTGATG ATGACTACGTTGCCATTGGCGCTGACTGCGAGCACATAGCAGCCCAGATTGAAGAAT GCATATACCAAGACATCAAGAACACCGACATGAAGTACAAAAACCGTGTGAGGAGCCGCATCTCCAATCTGAAGGACTCCAAAAATCCTGAGCTGAAAAAGAACGTGCTGTGCGGGGCGATTACCCCTGAGCAGATTGCAGTGATGACCTCGGAG gaaatggcCAGTAACGAGCTGAAAGAGATCAGGAAAGCCATGACGAAAGAAGCAATTCGGGAGCATCAGATGGCCAAGACAGGAGGGACGCAGACTGACCTCTTCACCTGTGGGAAGTGCAAGAAGAAGAACTGCACCTACACCCAG gtgcagacCCGCAGCTCCGACGAGCCCATGACCACCTTCGTCGTGTGCAACGAGTGTGGGAATCGCTGGAAG TTCTGCTGA